The Buttiauxella selenatireducens genome has a window encoding:
- the pdxB gene encoding 4-phosphoerythronate dehydrogenase PdxB produces the protein MKILVDENMPYARELFSRLGDVTAVPGRPIPVSELADADALMVRSVTKVNADLLEGKGIKFVGTATAGTDHVDENYLAHAGIAFSAAPGCNAIAVVEYVFSSLLMLAERDGFHLTDRTVGIVGVGNVGSRLQARLEAFGVRTLLCDPPRADRGDEGDFQSLETLVREADVLTFHTPLFKDGPYKSLHLADEKLISSLKPGTILINACRGPVVDNAALLKCLEKGLALSVVLDVWEPEPELNVALLDNVDIGTAHIAGYTLEGKARGTTQVFEAFSEFIGQKQKVALDTLLPAPEFGAITLHGPLDQPTLKRLVHLVYDVRRDDAPLRKVAGVPGEFDKLRKNYLERREWSSLHIQCDDETAAQTLQKLGFSAVHTPR, from the coding sequence GTGAAAATCCTCGTTGACGAAAATATGCCCTATGCACGTGAATTGTTTAGTCGCCTGGGCGATGTAACTGCAGTGCCAGGCCGCCCGATTCCAGTCTCCGAACTGGCGGATGCCGATGCGTTAATGGTGCGTTCGGTCACCAAAGTGAATGCTGATTTACTCGAAGGTAAGGGGATTAAGTTTGTAGGTACGGCAACGGCAGGTACTGACCACGTTGACGAAAACTACCTTGCCCACGCGGGCATTGCTTTTTCAGCAGCTCCAGGGTGTAACGCTATCGCTGTTGTCGAGTACGTCTTTTCTTCACTGCTAATGTTAGCTGAACGTGATGGCTTCCACCTGACAGACCGCACGGTCGGTATTGTTGGCGTCGGCAACGTCGGTTCACGTTTGCAGGCACGTCTGGAAGCTTTCGGCGTTCGGACACTGCTGTGCGATCCTCCTCGCGCAGATCGCGGCGATGAAGGTGATTTCCAGTCGCTGGAAACCCTGGTGCGTGAAGCGGATGTGCTGACGTTCCATACGCCATTGTTCAAAGACGGCCCGTACAAGTCGCTGCATCTTGCCGACGAAAAACTGATCTCCAGCCTCAAGCCTGGCACTATTCTGATTAACGCCTGCCGTGGCCCGGTGGTCGATAACGCTGCGTTGCTGAAATGCCTTGAGAAAGGGCTGGCTCTGAGTGTGGTGTTGGATGTCTGGGAGCCAGAGCCTGAGCTCAATGTGGCGTTGCTCGATAACGTTGATATTGGTACTGCGCACATCGCAGGTTACACGCTGGAAGGTAAAGCGCGTGGCACCACTCAGGTCTTTGAAGCATTCAGCGAGTTTATTGGTCAGAAACAAAAAGTGGCTTTAGACACTTTGCTGCCAGCTCCCGAATTTGGCGCTATTACTCTGCATGGTCCGCTCGATCAGCCGACACTCAAAAGACTGGTTCATCTGGTGTATGATGTGCGCCGCGATGATGCCCCGTTGCGTAAAGTCGCAGGGGTTCCTGGTGAGTTTGACAAGCTACGCAAAAACTACCTGGAACGCCGTGAATGGTCGTCACTACATATTCAGTGTGATGATGAAACTGCGGCACAAACACTGCAAAAACTCGGTTTTAGCGCGGTTCATACTCCTCGCTAA